A region from the Medicago truncatula cultivar Jemalong A17 chromosome 6, MtrunA17r5.0-ANR, whole genome shotgun sequence genome encodes:
- the LOC25495677 gene encoding FBD-associated F-box protein At5g22730, which produces MEFEEDIIHRKLSPKLIGQILSFLPTRDAVRTSVLSKKWAKNWTFITKMDIDDGLYYDESHSIQNCTRCKDECNWEFYVSDKVGFADFILCKECYIEHHVLNNNGTNLRPTELREVKVGGGKKFGEHFIKFVYKALLLTQQNNPNSSMLERFSLVIDNRHDIDHLNTWISHILKRGVKNLKIHSPFFKIPFYDSTSSYLLNSTLLEGLEFVLRMFTIINVPTNSVHFGHLKHLKLFGIFFDLSSDIFTLSLPTLKTFVIKNCDWSIGKELNVEASLLEVIFIHQDFIDLPGRSIKFNASCLKEFSYYGDGISHQINLSGCGFLSNASVKISLKECENIIPNTYCFAFQLFHHFHQVKCIKLEGSEVLTQSEVVYPVNALPELGNLIHLEIGLVSIEVVLGLLQRSPVLKTIVLKKIRMFDKERLNLAAVPECLISALQIVKFQNINGDKQELLLAEFFLEKGKMLKRMSFYIDPKLIKFESVADFIQKKVCSFKRGPSFSFFTYHKCY; this is translated from the exons ATGGAGTTTGAAGAAGACATAATCCACAGAAAGCTATCACCAAAGCTTATAGGTCAAATCTTATCTTTTCTGCCAACAAGAGATGCAGTTAGAACTTCTGTTTTATCAAAGAAATGGGCTAAGAACTGGACATTCATCACTAAGATGGACATTGATGATGGTCTCTACTACGATGAGTCTCATTCTATTCAAAATTGCACTCGCTGCAAAGATGAATGTAACTGGGAGTTCTATGTCTCTGATAAG GTCGGCTTTGCTGATTTTATTTTGTGCAAGGAGTGTTATATTGAACATCATGTACTCAACAATAATGGAACAAATTTGAGGCCTACAGAATTGAGGGAAGTGAAAGTTGGTGGTGGAAAGAAATTTGGGGAGCACTTTATAAAATTTGTGTACAAGGCACTACTTCTTACTCAACAAAATAATCCAAATTCAAGTATGCTGGAAAGGTTTTCTTTAGTGATCGATAACAGGCATGATATTGATCATCTCAACACATGGATCTCTCACATCTTAAAGAGGGGAGTAAAAAATCTAAAGATCCATTCACCTTTTTTCAAAATACCATTTTATGATAGCACATCCAGTTATCTTTTAAATTCAACATTGCTAGAAGGATTGGAATTTGTGCTTCGGATGTTCACCATCATCAACGTTCCCACCAATTCGGTTCATTTTGGACATTTGAAACATCTGAAGTTGTTCGGTATCTTTTTTGACCTCTCCTCTGATATTTTTACACTTAGCTTACCAACTTTAAAAACATTTGTGATCAAAAACTGTGATTGGTCAATTGGAAAGGAGCTTAATGTAGAAGCTTCACTACTTGAAGTTATTTTCATACATCAAGACTTTATTGATCTACCCGGGCGATCGATCAAATTCAATGCTTCGTGTCTCAAAGAATTCAGTTACTATGGGGATGGAATATCACATCAAATTAACCTGTCAGGTTGCGGTTTTCTATCTAATGCCTCTGTCAAAATCAGTTTAAAAGAATGTGAGAACATCATTCCGAATACATACTGCTTTGCTTTTCaactttttcatcattttcatcaagTGAAGTGTATCAAACTTGAAGGGTCAGAG GTCCTTACTCAATCAGAGGTTGTTTATCCTGTAAATGCTCTTCCTGAATTGGGCAATTTGATCCATTTGGAGATTGGCTTAGTTAGTATTGAAGTTGTTTTAGGCCTACTTCAACGGTCACCGGTTCTCAAGACAATTGTTCTCAAG AAAATACGAATGTTTGACAAAGAGCGTTTGAATTTAGCTGCTGTACCCGAGTGTCTGATATCTGCCCTCCAGATTGTGAAGTTTCAAAACATTAATGGCGACAAGCAGGAGCTACTTTTagctgaattttttttggaaaagggCAAGATGTTAAAGAGAATGAGTTTCTACATTGATCCAAAGCTGATAAAATTTGAGTCTGTGGCAGACTTCATTCAGAAGAAGGTTTGCTCATTTAAGAGAGGTCCCTCTTTTAGCTTTTTTACATATCATAAGTGCTATTAG
- the LOC25495678 gene encoding F-box/LRR-repeat protein At1g55660 — MKKRRKLRESKEKWFHYSASSSTVQVNCYSQEALYNCENDLVDRISDLPDELLLYILSFLQTKLAFTTSILSKRWTALCYSLPVVESFRSFVNNVILSPLSTNKPIKKISLKYDFRYHPENSRFNVTNWLQEAKKPHIEEIHLTLPFHTLKHVIFVSQTLVVLKLQSLYVGKDTSSVHLPSLKTLNLTSVSFENRDDYINFLNACPILEDLHAELIYFMRHDENNAAEEGLKPLTLPMLVRVSIGIMDGLFNGINNVKFLRIVMECTGAFSLKAIPLFPNLISIELLFPSYSYICWYGVVKLLRHCPKLQILFIKKWRYRFTSLYGELDCPYPVLDCDTSNLRSCTILNFDGSDNDLRFAKYILKNGSLLQEMRIGVTTEGMVLGIDEIIEEFSSYSRITQGFLCFPFNPVCYQICLIVQITGICWHY; from the exons ATGAAGAAAAGAAGGAAACTACGAGAATCTAAGGAAAAGTGGTTTCATTATTCAGCTTCTTCTTCTACGGTTCAGGTTAATTGTTACTCCCAGGAGGCACTCTACAATTGTGAAAACGATTTGGTCGATAGAATAAGTGATTTACCAGATGAGTTACTGCTTTacattctctcttttctccaaACCAAACTGGCTTTTACTACGTCCATTCTTTCCAAGCGGTGGACCGCACTCTGCTATTCACTCCCTGTTGTTGAGAGCTTCCGGAGTTTTGTCAATAATGTCATCCTCTCTCCTCTTTCAACCAACAAACCCATCAAAAAAATTTCCCTCAAGTATGACTTTAGATACCACCCAGAAAATAGTAGATTTAACGTGACAAATTGGCTCCAAGAGGCAAAAAAACCTCATATAGAGGAAATTCATCTCACTTTGCCTTTCCACACCTTAAAGCATGTTATTTTCGTCTCGCAAACTCTTGTTGTTCTCAAACTTCAAAGTTTATATGTTGGAAAGGATACTTCAAGTGTTCATCTTCCAtcactcaaaaccctaaatctGACATCAGTTTCTTTTGAAAATCGGGATGATTACATAAATTTTCTCAATGCTTGTCCTATCCTAGAAGATTTGCATGCTGAACTTATCTATTTTATGAGACATGATGAAAACAATGCAGCAGAAGAAGGGCTTAAACCCTTGACATTGCCTATGTTGGTTAGAGTGAGTATAGGGATAATGGATGGTCTGTTTAATGGTATTAATAATGTCAAGTTTCTACGCATAGTCATGGAATGCACAGGAGCGTTCTCTTTGAAAGCCATTCCACTCTTTCCAAACTTAATTTCCATCGAACTACTGTTTCCTAGTTATTCATATATTTGTTGGTATGGTGTAGTAAAACTGCTCCGCCATTGTCCCAAGCTTCAAATTCTTTTCATTAAAAAG TGGAGATATAGGTTTACCAGCTTATACGGGGAATTGGACTGCCCATATCCGGTTCTTGATTGCGATACATCTAACCTCAGATCATGTACTATTTTAAACTTTGACGGCTCGGATAATGATCTTCGatttgcaaaatatattttaaagaatGGGAGTCTTTTACAGGAGATGAGAATTGGTGTTACTACTGAAGGAATGGTTTTGGGAATAGATGAAATTATAGAAGAATTTTCCTCCTATTCTAGGATAACTCAAGGAT TTCTGTGCTTTCCATTTAATCCTGTTTGTTATCAGATTTGTTTGATTGTGCAAATTACTGGAATATGTTGGCATTATTAA